The following proteins are encoded in a genomic region of Neisseria perflava:
- the dnaG gene encoding DNA primase — translation MIPSDFIDELLSKVDIVDIIDEQVPLKKGGANYMACCPFHKEKTPSFSVSPTKQFYHCFSCGAHGSAIGFVMEHQGLSFPEAVQFLADRVGMTVPKVRGQEDNPEIRAERKKKQQTLEETTAAAADFYAQQLKFNPAAKAYLDKRGLSAEVIAHYGLGYAPDGWQPLAQVFQPYPNTALVDTGMVIDNEGKHYDRFRHRIMFPIRNPRGQVIGFGGRVLDDSKPKYLNSPDTPLFDKGKNLYGLYEGRAAVKEAGRILVVEGYMDVVALAQFGLGYGVAALGTATTAEHVKILMRQADSIYFCFDGDSAGRKAAWRALENALPQLKDDKSLHFLFLPEEHDPDSYIRAYGKTQFEDALLNQSKPLSEYFWEHLSDGLNLNTQEGKAELVKTSSPLLAQITAPALGYLLKQKLSELVGIDPDNLAQLLGQEAPKRHVKQKSYKLPPISVKQPTMLTLVQRQIRSLLINPAWASYIDLPDYLALSGDFACLANLAETIKHHDTTPATAQVLEYMRGSPYEETVNQIFLSTLHSEEMEGDNEEDCESFQIGMKKLLNELKYSQIETLKQKSIQTGLTENEKRLLLSLLTAKQN, via the coding sequence ATGATTCCATCTGATTTCATTGACGAGCTTTTGTCCAAAGTCGATATTGTCGATATTATCGACGAGCAGGTTCCGCTGAAGAAAGGCGGGGCGAACTATATGGCCTGCTGTCCGTTTCACAAGGAAAAGACGCCGTCGTTTTCGGTCAGCCCAACCAAGCAGTTTTACCATTGCTTCAGTTGCGGGGCTCATGGTTCGGCGATTGGTTTTGTGATGGAACATCAGGGACTGTCGTTTCCGGAGGCGGTGCAGTTTTTGGCTGATCGCGTCGGCATGACGGTACCTAAAGTTCGTGGGCAAGAAGACAACCCCGAAATCCGTGCCGAACGTAAGAAAAAACAACAGACTTTGGAAGAAACGACGGCAGCGGCAGCGGATTTTTACGCGCAACAGTTGAAATTCAATCCGGCGGCGAAGGCTTATTTGGACAAACGCGGTTTGAGTGCGGAAGTCATCGCGCATTATGGTTTAGGCTATGCGCCTGACGGTTGGCAACCTTTGGCGCAAGTGTTCCAACCCTATCCGAATACTGCGTTGGTGGATACGGGCATGGTCATCGACAACGAAGGCAAACATTACGACCGCTTTCGCCATCGGATTATGTTCCCTATCCGTAATCCACGTGGGCAGGTCATCGGCTTTGGTGGCCGCGTATTGGACGACTCCAAACCCAAATACCTCAACTCGCCGGATACGCCTTTGTTCGATAAAGGAAAAAACCTTTACGGGCTATATGAAGGGCGTGCTGCCGTAAAAGAGGCAGGACGGATTTTGGTGGTCGAAGGCTACATGGACGTGGTTGCATTGGCGCAGTTCGGCCTCGGCTACGGCGTAGCGGCTTTGGGTACGGCAACCACGGCGGAACACGTCAAAATCCTGATGCGTCAGGCAGACAGTATTTATTTTTGTTTCGATGGCGACAGCGCAGGACGTAAAGCGGCCTGGCGCGCGCTGGAAAATGCGTTACCGCAATTAAAAGACGATAAATCGCTGCATTTTCTGTTCCTACCCGAAGAACACGACCCAGACAGCTACATCCGCGCCTACGGTAAGACTCAATTTGAAGATGCCTTGTTAAACCAAAGCAAGCCTCTATCCGAATACTTTTGGGAACATCTTTCAGACGGCCTCAACCTCAATACGCAAGAAGGCAAAGCAGAATTGGTCAAAACCAGTTCTCCACTTTTGGCTCAGATTACCGCGCCGGCATTGGGCTATCTTCTGAAACAAAAACTCAGCGAGCTGGTAGGCATCGACCCTGACAACCTCGCCCAGTTACTCGGACAAGAAGCGCCAAAGCGGCACGTCAAACAAAAAAGTTACAAACTGCCGCCTATTTCTGTCAAACAGCCAACCATGCTGACACTAGTTCAAAGACAGATACGCAGCCTCTTGATAAATCCGGCTTGGGCTTCATATATAGACCTGCCCGATTATCTGGCTTTAAGCGGCGACTTTGCCTGCCTTGCCAATCTGGCCGAAACCATCAAACATCACGATACGACTCCTGCAACCGCACAAGTGCTTGAATATATGCGCGGTTCGCCCTATGAGGAAACCGTTAATCAAATCTTTTTATCGACCCTTCATTCTGAAGAAATGGAAGGGGATAACGAAGAAGATTGCGAAAGTTTCCAAATCGGCATGAAAAAGTTGTTAAATGAATTAAAATACAGCCAAATCGAAACTTTAAAGCAAAAAAGTATTCAAACCGGTTTGACCGAAAATGAAAAAAGACTCTTGCTGTCACTTTTGACGGCAAAGCAAAACTAA
- the tssC gene encoding type VI secretion system contractile sheath large subunit: MQKSQKAQAQTTVIEQENTNSVYEDLCKKINLNAVDSVIDIEQFQSAEKMSEASADERIAAAVSVFMKMIQDSSQKVERLDKSLLDYHIARIDEQLSRQLDEILHNEEFQKIESAWRGLKFLVDRTDFRHNVKIEILDVSKEDLIQDFEDAPEIVQSGLYRHTYSNEYDTPGGEPIGAVISNYEFDRSPQDMALLRNISRVSASAHMPFIGSVGASFFGKESMEEVAAIQDLANYMDRAEYIKWKSFRETDDARYIGLTLPRFLARLPYGSDTVPVRSFNYEEQVKGTEHNRYLWANASFAFAANMVRSFINNGWCVQIRGPQAGGLIEDLPIHMYDLGTGNQMKIPTEVLIPETREFEFANLGFVPLSFYKNRDYACFFSANSTQKPALYETKEATANSRINARLPYVFLLSRLAHYLKLIQRENIGTTKDRRMLELELNNWINTLVTEMTDPSDELQATHPLREAKVLVEDIEDNPGFFKVRLFARPHFQIEGLDVNLSLVSQMPKEKK; encoded by the coding sequence ATGCAAAAAAGCCAAAAGGCCCAAGCCCAAACTACAGTTATCGAACAAGAAAACACAAACAGTGTTTATGAAGATCTGTGTAAAAAAATCAATCTGAATGCCGTTGACTCCGTCATCGATATCGAGCAATTCCAAAGTGCCGAGAAAATGTCGGAAGCCTCTGCCGACGAGCGTATTGCCGCAGCCGTCAGCGTCTTCATGAAAATGATCCAAGACTCTTCCCAAAAAGTGGAGCGCCTGGACAAAAGCCTGCTCGATTACCACATTGCCCGTATCGATGAACAACTCAGCCGTCAACTGGATGAAATCCTCCATAACGAAGAATTTCAAAAAATCGAATCCGCATGGCGCGGTTTGAAATTCTTGGTCGACCGAACCGACTTCCGTCACAATGTCAAAATTGAAATTCTTGATGTTTCCAAAGAAGATTTGATTCAAGACTTTGAAGATGCGCCTGAAATCGTGCAAAGCGGACTGTACCGCCACACTTACAGCAACGAATACGACACCCCGGGCGGCGAACCTATCGGCGCCGTGATTTCAAACTACGAATTTGACCGCAGCCCTCAAGATATGGCTTTGCTGCGCAATATCTCGCGTGTTTCCGCTTCTGCACACATGCCATTTATCGGCTCGGTCGGCGCTTCTTTCTTCGGCAAAGAAAGCATGGAGGAAGTGGCCGCCATCCAAGACTTGGCCAACTATATGGACCGTGCCGAATACATCAAATGGAAAAGCTTCCGCGAAACAGACGATGCACGCTATATCGGCTTGACCCTTCCTCGCTTCCTTGCCCGTCTGCCGTACGGCAGCGACACCGTGCCTGTCCGCAGCTTCAATTACGAAGAACAGGTAAAAGGTACGGAGCATAACCGCTATTTGTGGGCAAATGCATCATTTGCCTTTGCCGCCAATATGGTGCGCAGCTTCATCAATAACGGTTGGTGCGTCCAAATTCGCGGCCCACAGGCCGGCGGCTTGATTGAAGATTTGCCTATTCACATGTACGACCTGGGTACCGGCAATCAAATGAAAATCCCGACAGAAGTCCTGATCCCGGAAACCCGCGAATTCGAATTTGCCAACTTGGGCTTTGTTCCGCTGTCTTTCTATAAAAACCGCGATTACGCCTGCTTCTTCTCCGCCAACTCGACTCAGAAACCCGCGTTGTATGAGACCAAGGAAGCAACCGCAAACAGCCGCATCAACGCCCGTTTGCCTTACGTCTTCCTGCTCTCCCGCCTGGCGCACTACCTCAAACTGATCCAGCGTGAAAACATCGGTACCACCAAAGACCGTCGCATGCTTGAATTGGAACTGAATAATTGGATCAATACCCTGGTAACGGAAATGACCGACCCGAGCGACGAGCTGCAGGCAACACATCCGTTAAGAGAGGCAAAAGTATTGGTGGAAGATATCGAGGACAACCCGGGTTTCTTCAAAGTCCGCCTGTTTGCCCGCCCGCACTTCCAAATCGAAGGCCTGGATGTCAACTTGTCATTGGTATCTCAAATGCCTAAAGAAAAGAAATAA
- the tssB gene encoding type VI secretion system contractile sheath small subunit yields MSKSFQNEVPPSRINIKLDLHTGGAQKKVELPLKLLVTGDYSNGQDKRDLAEKEKVNINKNNFDSVLSDFNPKANLTVKNTLSPAGGEMNVNLDFKSMRDFHPEQIAQNVPELRALLAMRNLLRDLKSNLLDDSAFRRELEAILRDENLSAELRDRLEKIAPINNK; encoded by the coding sequence GTGAGCAAAAGTTTTCAAAACGAAGTTCCGCCTTCCCGTATCAATATTAAATTGGACTTGCATACCGGCGGCGCACAAAAAAAGGTTGAGTTGCCGCTTAAGCTTTTAGTAACCGGCGATTACAGCAACGGCCAAGATAAACGCGATCTTGCCGAAAAAGAAAAAGTCAATATTAACAAAAACAACTTTGATTCAGTATTATCCGATTTCAATCCTAAAGCCAATCTGACCGTCAAAAACACACTCTCTCCTGCCGGCGGCGAGATGAATGTGAATTTGGATTTCAAATCCATGCGCGACTTCCATCCGGAGCAAATTGCCCAGAATGTGCCGGAATTGCGTGCCTTGCTAGCTATGCGCAACCTGCTTCGCGATTTGAAATCCAACTTATTGGACGACTCTGCTTTCCGTCGCGAATTGGAAGCCATTCTGCGTGACGAAAACCTGTCTGCCGAACTGCGCGACCGTCTTGAAAAAATCGCACCTATCAATAATAAGTAA
- the tssK gene encoding type VI secretion system baseplate subunit TssK produces the protein MKFHKPLWEEGVLLSPQHFQQQDKFNNHMHALLMRMMGDFRWGCFQCEFDRQALEVGKIKLDTLQACLPDGTLIDLQAGGRHVNVRNIEGLSLQQRNVVLLALPVYQAHVSNLVDEDETKDTPKRFVKSFEKVEDIFSTEETEFAVEGLNLTIRFDFEQNDDYITCPIGAIEKDETGAFVWAKNYIPPLLSITGSETLFSCLNRITLMVLSRIENLSARRRSRSESVVDFSVSDSMLFWFLHGLNTIYPELKHLNDYPQKHPEEFYKLLVRLLGMLYTFRANESVKEIDSYDHFDLFGTFNRLEQKIRDLLDEVIPSPVIELSLEHLKSTHWRAQIFDDRINADAEFYLSAHSDSVDFLELQKQLPLVSKIGAPDDVERVINTAVVGVPLHHLHQTPPGLPFRMDNVYFRLDKRHVAFDRMMQSQVCSIYVPASISDLHLSLFAVVSI, from the coding sequence GTGAAATTTCACAAGCCGTTATGGGAAGAGGGGGTACTCCTATCGCCTCAACATTTTCAACAACAAGACAAATTCAATAATCATATGCATGCCCTGTTAATGAGAATGATGGGGGATTTTAGATGGGGCTGTTTTCAATGTGAATTTGACCGTCAGGCATTAGAAGTTGGAAAAATCAAATTAGATACACTTCAAGCATGCTTGCCGGATGGCACCTTAATTGATTTGCAGGCCGGCGGACGCCACGTCAATGTGCGTAATATTGAAGGCCTGTCTTTACAGCAACGAAATGTTGTATTGTTGGCACTGCCAGTCTATCAGGCACATGTTTCAAACTTGGTAGATGAGGATGAAACCAAAGATACGCCCAAGCGCTTTGTTAAGAGCTTTGAGAAGGTGGAGGATATTTTCTCTACCGAAGAAACAGAGTTTGCGGTGGAAGGGTTGAATCTCACCATTCGTTTCGATTTTGAACAAAATGACGACTATATTACCTGTCCTATCGGTGCAATAGAGAAAGATGAGACGGGCGCTTTCGTTTGGGCTAAAAACTATATCCCGCCATTGTTATCCATAACAGGATCGGAAACTTTATTCTCTTGTCTTAACCGCATCACATTGATGGTATTATCCCGTATAGAGAATTTGTCTGCCCGCCGCCGCTCTCGGAGCGAAAGTGTCGTTGATTTTTCAGTTTCCGATTCGATGCTGTTTTGGTTTCTGCATGGCTTAAATACCATTTATCCGGAATTGAAGCACCTGAATGACTACCCGCAGAAGCATCCGGAAGAGTTTTATAAACTTTTGGTACGCCTGCTGGGTATGCTGTATACCTTTAGAGCCAACGAGTCCGTTAAAGAAATAGACTCATATGATCACTTTGATTTGTTTGGAACATTCAACCGTTTGGAACAAAAAATCCGTGATTTGCTGGATGAGGTTATTCCTTCCCCTGTTATCGAATTGTCACTGGAGCATCTGAAATCGACGCATTGGCGCGCCCAGATATTTGATGACCGAATCAATGCTGATGCAGAGTTTTATCTTTCCGCCCATTCCGACTCCGTCGACTTCTTGGAATTGCAAAAACAGCTGCCTTTGGTCAGCAAAATCGGTGCACCCGATGATGTGGAGCGTGTAATTAATACGGCAGTGGTCGGCGTACCTTTACATCACCTTCATCAGACTCCGCCGGGCCTGCCTTTTAGAATGGACAATGTGTATTTTAGGTTGGATAAACGGCATGTCGCGTTTGATAGGATGATGCAGTCCCAAGTATGCAGCATTTATGTTCCGGCCTCTATTTCTGATTTACATTTAAGCCTATTTGCAGTAGTGAGTATTTAA
- a CDS encoding DotU family type IV/VI secretion system protein: protein MNNQPLIRTVLRDTALAVSALSAGFTPDHSESWYAHCKNLIQDLKAKLAELGWKEADIEEVSYAQCALLDEVALRTLKGNDREVWERNPMQVCFFQSYNAGDILCDRIESLCKNHKDASPLVAETYLSVINLGFRGRYVLDEDALHTAQEQLKKITPAFPSNAVSEDGKLFYIDQKGTPLKKAFSLRPAWLLVGSIVVAAVAYFAFRYYLDGLVEQIQAL from the coding sequence ATGAATAACCAACCCTTGATTAGAACCGTTTTGAGAGATACTGCTTTGGCGGTATCCGCATTATCTGCCGGCTTTACACCTGACCATTCCGAATCATGGTATGCTCATTGCAAAAATCTGATTCAAGATTTAAAGGCAAAATTAGCCGAGCTTGGATGGAAAGAAGCGGATATTGAAGAAGTTTCATATGCACAATGCGCCCTTTTGGATGAAGTTGCACTGCGCACGCTGAAAGGTAACGACAGGGAAGTATGGGAAAGAAACCCTATGCAGGTTTGTTTTTTCCAATCATATAATGCAGGGGATATCCTGTGTGACCGAATCGAATCTTTGTGTAAAAACCACAAGGATGCCAGCCCCTTGGTGGCGGAAACCTATCTGAGTGTGATTAATTTGGGGTTCAGGGGCCGATATGTTTTGGATGAAGATGCATTGCACACCGCACAGGAACAGTTGAAAAAAATCACACCTGCCTTCCCAAGCAATGCCGTATCGGAAGACGGTAAGTTGTTTTATATAGATCAAAAGGGAACGCCGCTGAAAAAAGCATTCAGCCTCCGTCCTGCCTGGCTGCTTGTGGGAAGCATTGTTGTAGCGGCGGTTGCATACTTTGCATTTAGATATTATCTAGATGGTTTGGTTGAACAAATACAAGCATTGTAA
- a CDS encoding OmpA family protein, with translation MTYRKISVLATLAVFELVLLYVFAVYWQAGWIIKGCAWALSVGVAFYYWRFYLKKKREQINTDFWKKITEELDSNGDLGCYTIRLHDSSVPRKLVERVNETVYINMSGSENLHPVVSNLLENTAHKYVSVSLELWLSPAENTDIATTLRTWLRNILFLQKSTGLTIPVHWLIQTPVSFLFDRKNSHSVFSIINKKEHNRLQINEFLKNLKNALSLKFLHDSNAQYSHQYVYLMEALNFLEEKFLKNTDSGWEYVDICSLSLADCGNFQNTSEWAAYLVKNTDGLIPTAKSVQHGSVRYILSEYLDKYAVYHRNHISDMIFKVLFIGVAGFFLAASFSTVNNSRLLEQIGTHIADFRMETDKAEQAKKIGLLKQDLKLLEGYRDYGVPAYLGLGLYRAQAYIPKLKALIPAEVPKAPGPVKKPEPVVLTLDSLALFETGQFELKNNANKALIGVLKAIESHPDTRILVEGHTDNVGNPVSNQQLSEKRAQSVKDWLVISSNVPEGRFEVKGLGDTKPIADNQTEDGKAKNRRVEIILIPSATQ, from the coding sequence ATGACTTATCGGAAAATTTCGGTTCTGGCGACCCTGGCTGTTTTTGAGCTCGTTTTACTGTATGTGTTCGCAGTATATTGGCAGGCAGGTTGGATAATCAAAGGCTGTGCTTGGGCATTGTCCGTTGGGGTGGCCTTTTATTATTGGCGTTTTTATCTAAAGAAAAAACGCGAACAAATCAATACGGATTTTTGGAAGAAAATCACAGAAGAATTGGATTCCAACGGAGATTTGGGTTGCTATACCATTCGTCTGCATGACTCTTCTGTGCCGAGAAAGTTGGTAGAGAGGGTAAATGAAACCGTCTATATCAATATGTCGGGTTCGGAAAATCTGCATCCGGTCGTTTCCAATTTGCTTGAAAATACAGCCCATAAGTATGTTTCTGTGAGTCTGGAGCTGTGGCTTTCCCCGGCGGAAAATACCGATATTGCGACCACTTTGCGCACATGGTTGCGTAATATACTTTTTCTGCAGAAGAGCACAGGTTTGACTATCCCGGTGCACTGGTTGATTCAAACGCCGGTGTCTTTTTTGTTTGATAGAAAAAACAGTCATTCCGTTTTTTCTATCATCAATAAGAAAGAACACAACCGTCTGCAGATAAACGAATTCTTAAAGAACCTGAAAAACGCCCTGTCCCTTAAATTTCTGCATGACAGCAATGCCCAGTATAGCCATCAATATGTTTATCTGATGGAGGCGCTGAATTTTTTAGAAGAAAAATTCTTAAAAAATACAGATAGCGGATGGGAGTATGTGGACATATGCAGTTTAAGCCTTGCCGATTGTGGAAATTTTCAAAATACATCTGAATGGGCAGCTTATCTGGTAAAAAATACAGATGGTCTTATTCCGACGGCAAAAAGCGTTCAACATGGTTCGGTAAGATACATCCTATCCGAATATCTGGATAAATATGCCGTTTATCATAGAAATCATATTTCAGATATGATTTTTAAGGTATTATTCATTGGTGTTGCCGGTTTTTTTCTGGCCGCGTCGTTTTCAACTGTCAATAACAGCCGTTTGTTGGAACAAATCGGCACGCATATAGCGGACTTCCGTATGGAAACGGATAAAGCCGAACAGGCTAAAAAAATAGGGCTGTTGAAGCAGGACTTGAAATTGCTTGAAGGATACCGTGATTACGGTGTTCCTGCATATTTGGGCTTGGGACTGTATCGTGCGCAGGCCTATATCCCCAAATTAAAAGCCTTAATCCCTGCCGAAGTTCCTAAAGCGCCCGGGCCTGTCAAAAAGCCGGAGCCGGTGGTTCTTACCCTGGATAGTTTGGCACTCTTTGAAACCGGCCAGTTTGAATTAAAAAATAATGCCAATAAAGCATTGATTGGCGTATTGAAGGCAATCGAATCACATCCTGATACCCGCATTTTAGTTGAAGGCCATACCGATAATGTCGGAAATCCTGTTTCCAATCAGCAGTTGTCAGAAAAACGGGCCCAATCCGTCAAAGACTGGTTGGTGATTTCTTCTAATGTTCCGGAGGGTCGGTTTGAGGTCAAAGGTTTGGGTGATACCAAACCGATTGCAGACAATCAGACAGAAGACGGTAAGGCCAAGAACCGCAGGGTTGAGATTATCCTTATTCCCTCGGCAACACAGTAA
- a CDS encoding Hcp family type VI secretion system effector, translating into MAIPAYMWLKDDGGSAIKGSVDVNGREDSVEIVEFQHNVRIPTDANTGKLTGTRVHEPIVLYKEYDASSPYLYKAVTTGQTLKEVEIKWYQIDASGQEKEYFNTKLDNVKVVAVGPVMHNIKDPARERYNHLERVELRYEKITWTYKDGNIIHSDSWNESRA; encoded by the coding sequence ATGGCAATTCCTGCTTATATGTGGCTGAAAGACGATGGCGGTTCCGCTATTAAAGGTTCCGTTGACGTTAACGGCCGTGAAGACAGTGTTGAGATCGTTGAGTTCCAACACAATGTCCGCATTCCTACAGATGCCAATACCGGCAAACTGACAGGTACCCGCGTTCATGAACCTATCGTATTGTACAAAGAATACGATGCGTCTTCTCCATACTTGTACAAAGCCGTAACCACTGGCCAAACTTTAAAAGAAGTAGAAATCAAGTGGTATCAAATTGATGCATCCGGTCAAGAGAAAGAGTACTTCAATACCAAACTGGACAACGTTAAAGTTGTCGCAGTAGGTCCTGTAATGCACAACATCAAAGACCCTGCACGCGAGCGTTACAACCACTTGGAACGCGTTGAATTGCGCTACGAAAAAATCACTTGGACTTATAAAGACGGCAACATCATTCATTCCGACAGCTGGAACGAAAGCCGCGCTTAA
- the tssH gene encoding type VI secretion system ATPase TssH, with the protein MSAHDQALLLRRLNTHCQQAMEAAAGLCQTRGHAEITVDHLFIKLLELGDGDVGALLRRYEIDSENIWNPLLDTMDKLPRNVRGNPSLSKSLVSLLSDAWLLASDEGASEIRSAYLYQALLKSPYRLMTQDAWPLLSLTETQIGRLKTWLDEVSIEGTNNTFAQTSAEEGQEGTQAESKPQPVKATGQNDALARFTVNLTEKAAQGGIDPVFGRETEIRQMMDILSRRRKNNPILVGEPGVGKTALVEGLALKIASGEVPKILENTQVLVLDLGLLQAGAGVKGEFEQRLRNVIEAVQNSEEPILLFIDEAHTLIGAGNSAGGADAANLLKPALARGELRTIAATTWSEYKQYFEKDAALERRFQMVKVEEPDDESAFTMLRGLKQRYAAYHKVHIQDSAVIAAVQLSRKYITGRQLPDKAVDLLDTAAARVRMSLDTVPHIFGLMEAQASSLQRELEALDADKQLGRLNASQEENIRQVEQEIAQLNEQREEMNRRYQEEKQLADEIQSLMEAAKNTELTSEEREAAQQSLTEKQQQLDAVVTGKPLIFTSVDETVIADIIADWTGVPAGSVLKDELANLLQLESLLEQRVVGQSEAIHAIAQSLRAAKAGLKTNDSPLGVFLLSGPSGVGKTETALALADALFGGEKSLITINLSEYREAHTVSQLKGSPPGYVGYGEGGVLTEAVRQKPYSVVLLDEVEKAHKDILNLFYQVFDKGMMRDGEGREIDFKNTVILMTSNLGANELTQLLKPQEPEEAEEAATEENQEANGQEQIADTEVELSAQMPETPSEHTEVSDGPAEAEEAPEYSLEELAEAIRPILTDHFQAALLARMQVVPYRPLEKEALAQIVRLKLDKIADRLYEAHQTRLSYSEDFAALLADSCTTGDSGARNIDHLLNRQVMPAIAQSFLQWQQTAGHMPERASLEVGEEGIDVLFE; encoded by the coding sequence ATGTCTGCACATGATCAAGCCTTATTATTACGTCGTCTGAATACGCATTGCCAACAGGCAATGGAAGCCGCCGCCGGTTTATGTCAAACACGGGGTCATGCCGAAATTACGGTTGACCATTTGTTTATCAAACTATTGGAATTAGGGGATGGCGATGTCGGCGCCTTATTGAGACGTTACGAAATTGATTCGGAAAACATCTGGAACCCTTTGCTGGACACGATGGATAAACTGCCGCGCAATGTCCGCGGTAATCCTTCACTGTCCAAATCACTGGTCAGCCTATTGTCAGACGCATGGCTGCTGGCAAGTGACGAAGGCGCATCGGAAATCCGTTCCGCTTATCTGTATCAGGCATTGTTGAAATCCCCTTACCGTCTGATGACGCAGGATGCATGGCCGCTGTTGAGTCTGACGGAAACCCAAATAGGCCGTCTGAAAACATGGTTGGATGAAGTCTCAATCGAAGGCACCAACAATACGTTTGCCCAAACTTCTGCCGAAGAAGGCCAGGAAGGCACTCAGGCTGAATCCAAACCACAACCGGTTAAAGCAACCGGACAAAACGATGCATTGGCGCGCTTTACCGTCAACCTGACTGAAAAAGCAGCCCAAGGCGGCATCGACCCCGTATTTGGCCGCGAAACAGAAATCCGCCAAATGATGGATATTTTATCGCGCCGCCGTAAAAACAATCCGATTTTGGTCGGCGAGCCGGGCGTCGGTAAAACCGCACTGGTAGAGGGCCTAGCCTTGAAAATCGCCTCAGGCGAAGTGCCTAAAATATTAGAAAACACACAGGTATTGGTCCTGGATTTAGGCCTGCTGCAGGCAGGTGCGGGCGTTAAAGGCGAATTCGAACAACGCCTGCGTAACGTAATTGAAGCCGTTCAAAATTCCGAAGAACCCATCTTATTGTTCATTGACGAAGCGCATACCTTAATCGGCGCCGGCAACAGCGCCGGTGGCGCAGATGCCGCCAACCTCTTAAAACCGGCCTTGGCACGAGGCGAATTGCGCACCATTGCCGCCACAACCTGGAGCGAATACAAACAATATTTTGAAAAAGATGCCGCATTGGAGCGCCGTTTCCAAATGGTCAAAGTAGAAGAGCCCGATGACGAATCCGCCTTCACCATGCTGCGCGGCTTGAAACAGCGTTATGCCGCCTACCATAAAGTCCATATTCAGGATTCCGCAGTCATCGCAGCCGTGCAACTCTCCAGAAAATACATTACCGGCCGCCAACTGCCCGACAAAGCCGTAGACTTGTTGGATACGGCCGCCGCCCGCGTCCGCATGAGCTTGGATACCGTTCCCCATATCTTCGGCTTGATGGAGGCACAGGCCTCCTCGCTGCAACGGGAATTGGAAGCATTGGATGCCGACAAACAACTGGGCCGTCTGAACGCATCGCAAGAAGAAAACATCCGACAAGTCGAGCAGGAAATTGCCCAACTGAACGAACAGCGCGAAGAAATGAACCGCCGCTATCAGGAAGAAAAACAATTGGCGGACGAAATACAATCCTTAATGGAAGCCGCCAAAAATACAGAATTGACTTCCGAAGAGCGGGAAGCCGCACAACAAAGCCTGACCGAGAAACAGCAACAGCTGGATGCCGTCGTCACAGGCAAACCGCTGATTTTTACCAGCGTCGATGAAACCGTGATTGCCGACATTATCGCCGACTGGACAGGCGTGCCCGCAGGCAGCGTACTCAAAGACGAACTGGCCAACCTGCTGCAGCTCGAAAGCCTGCTTGAGCAACGCGTAGTCGGACAAAGCGAAGCCATCCATGCGATTGCGCAAAGTTTAAGGGCTGCCAAAGCCGGCCTGAAAACCAACGACTCCCCGTTGGGCGTATTCCTGTTGAGCGGCCCATCCGGTGTCGGCAAAACAGAAACCGCCCTGGCATTGGCAGACGCACTCTTTGGCGGCGAAAAATCACTGATTACCATCAACCTGTCCGAATACCGCGAGGCACACACCGTTTCCCAACTTAAAGGCTCGCCTCCGGGTTATGTCGGCTACGGTGAAGGCGGTGTATTGACCGAAGCCGTACGTCAAAAACCATACAGCGTCGTATTGCTGGACGAAGTCGAAAAAGCCCATAAAGACATCCTCAACCTCTTCTACCAAGTCTTCGACAAAGGCATGATGCGTGACGGCGAAGGCCGGGAAATCGACTTCAAAAACACCGTTATCCTGATGACTTCGAACTTGGGCGCAAACGAACTGACCCAGTTGCTGAAACCGCAAGAGCCAGAAGAGGCAGAAGAAGCCGCAACAGAAGAAAACCAAGAAGCAAACGGACAAGAACAGATCGCCGATACCGAAGTAGAACTTTCTGCACAAATGCCGGAAACTCCGTCTGAGCACACCGAAGTTTCAGACGGCCCTGCCGAAGCCGAAGAAGCACCCGAATACAGCTTGGAAGAACTGGCGGAAGCCATCCGTCCGATACTGACAGACCACTTCCAAGCCGCATTGTTGGCGCGTATGCAGGTCGTTCCTTACCGTCCGTTGGAAAAAGAAGCATTGGCCCAAATCGTCAGATTGAAGTTGGATAAAATTGCAGACCGGCTGTATGAAGCCCATCAAACACGTCTCAGTTACAGTGAGGACTTTGCAGCGCTGCTGGCCGATTCCTGTACGACCGGCGACAGCGGTGCGCGCAACATCGACCACCTGCTGAACCGTCAGGTGATGCCGGCGATAGCCCAAAGTTTTTTACAATGGCAGCAGACGGCGGGTCATATGCCGGAGCGAGCGAGCTTGGAAGTTGGGGAAGAGGGCATAGACGTTTTGTTTGAATAA